A window of the Acidobacteriota bacterium genome harbors these coding sequences:
- the ileS gene encoding isoleucine--tRNA ligase — MGYERPRGEHSFSRIEREILRFWKDRDIFHRSLSQRRDGERFVFYEGPPTANGLPHNGHVLTRVVKDLFPRYKAMRGYYVPRIGGWDTHGLPVEVEVEKELGIHGKEEIESYGVEPFTRRCIDSVFRYTAQWEQLTERIGFWVDLRQAYVTYHRSYVESVWWALSELFRKGWLYRGHKVVWWWPQGGTALSSGEVGLGYREVDDPEVVVRFRSRSREGVSYLAWTTTPWTLPSNIALAVSPDLDYLLVRVSHADGESEKVILAAPLAAKVLDGLEHEVLETFSGQALVGEVYEPLFRYAEPEGGPAFRVIAADFVSDESGSGIVHVAPAFGEDDFRACRENGLGFLQLVKPDGTFPGEVTDFAGRFCKEADRDIIRKLRAEGKVFSTGTYRHDYPFCWRASQDPLIQYARPAWFIRTTEEIARAIENNRQVDWLPEHIREGRFGDFLANNVDWALSRERYWGTPLPIWECSACDHLEALASLDEAIARNHRALEHWEEARRKDPSLSEHLVVHKPWVDAITFDCPGCGGQMRRVSEVVDCWFDSGCMPFAQFGFPHRGVEEFRQAFPADFISEAIDQTRGWFYSLLMCSTLLFDEQTQRRYGLDPLRPFPHPYKTCIVLGHVCDPEGKKESKSSGNYTPPDLVLEGAFELRLADTPVKGAAPEDDALMLLPAQVKTLGMAEGATLTVCRADDPARRATGRLVSGAVGKESVVLGAGLRRTLGLTPGESVRIEVLDDPPGADAFRWFFYSAGPPWNNTRNSLRAIREQQNDFLVRWQNVLSFFLIYASIDGFDPARDLPLGAGGALPDLDAGKGYRPVAERRRLDRWILSETALTARRVTTALDSYRAYDAATALRRFVDALSNWYVRRSRARFWAPGFEPDKADAYWTLWEVLVDLSLLAAPFVPFFADHVYRTLVHGAWPEAQPESVHLADWPELPEAWIDEELSAAMALAREAVSLGLSARAGQKLRVRQPLSEARIFLAADEQARGVQELAAVIADELNVKRVVFGGDADAYVHWRLQPNFRAIGPRYGKLVPKIKAALATADAAALRHRLDEDGCITLEVDGRRVELGPEEVAITLAAREHYAAASSPRVVVVLETEISEALAREGIAREVVNRIQSLRKELDLDYADRIVVALEGDAEVLAAAEDHRDLIAGETLADALRVGSRLEGAAVRKVTIDGRELTLYLERRA; from the coding sequence ATGGGTTACGAGCGTCCGCGGGGAGAGCACAGCTTCTCCCGCATCGAGAGGGAGATCCTCCGCTTCTGGAAGGACCGGGACATCTTCCACCGTTCCCTCTCCCAGCGTCGTGACGGGGAGCGTTTCGTCTTCTACGAGGGACCGCCCACCGCCAACGGACTGCCCCACAACGGTCACGTCCTGACCCGTGTGGTGAAGGATCTCTTCCCCCGCTACAAGGCCATGCGGGGCTATTACGTGCCACGCATCGGCGGCTGGGACACCCACGGGCTGCCCGTCGAGGTGGAGGTCGAGAAAGAGCTGGGCATCCACGGCAAGGAAGAGATCGAGAGCTACGGTGTCGAGCCCTTCACCCGGCGCTGCATCGACTCGGTCTTTCGCTACACCGCCCAGTGGGAACAGCTCACCGAGAGGATCGGCTTCTGGGTCGATCTGCGCCAGGCCTACGTCACCTACCACCGCTCCTACGTGGAATCGGTGTGGTGGGCGCTTTCCGAGCTCTTCCGCAAGGGATGGCTCTACCGGGGTCACAAGGTGGTGTGGTGGTGGCCCCAGGGGGGCACGGCCCTGTCGTCGGGGGAGGTGGGCCTGGGTTACCGGGAGGTCGACGACCCCGAGGTGGTGGTGCGCTTCCGCAGCCGCTCGAGGGAAGGCGTGTCCTACCTGGCCTGGACCACCACGCCGTGGACCCTGCCGAGCAACATCGCCCTGGCCGTCTCGCCGGACCTGGACTACCTGCTCGTGCGGGTGTCGCACGCCGATGGCGAGAGCGAGAAGGTGATTCTCGCCGCCCCGCTGGCGGCCAAGGTTCTCGACGGCCTCGAACACGAGGTGCTGGAGACCTTTTCCGGCCAGGCCCTGGTGGGCGAGGTCTACGAGCCTCTCTTCCGCTACGCCGAACCCGAGGGCGGGCCGGCGTTCCGGGTGATCGCCGCCGACTTCGTCAGCGACGAGTCGGGGTCGGGCATCGTTCACGTGGCGCCGGCCTTCGGCGAGGACGACTTCCGCGCCTGCCGGGAAAACGGCCTGGGTTTCCTGCAACTCGTCAAGCCCGACGGCACTTTTCCCGGGGAGGTGACCGACTTTGCGGGACGCTTCTGCAAGGAAGCCGACCGGGACATCATCCGCAAGCTGCGGGCGGAGGGCAAGGTCTTCTCCACCGGCACCTATCGTCACGACTACCCTTTCTGCTGGCGGGCGAGCCAGGATCCCCTGATCCAGTACGCGCGCCCGGCCTGGTTCATCCGCACGACGGAGGAGATCGCCAGGGCCATCGAGAACAACCGGCAGGTGGACTGGCTGCCGGAGCATATTCGGGAGGGTCGTTTCGGCGATTTCCTGGCCAACAACGTGGACTGGGCCTTGAGTCGCGAACGCTACTGGGGCACGCCTCTGCCGATCTGGGAGTGCAGCGCCTGCGACCATCTCGAGGCGCTGGCCAGCCTCGACGAGGCGATCGCCCGTAACCACAGGGCACTCGAGCACTGGGAAGAGGCCCGCCGCAAGGACCCTTCGCTCTCCGAGCACCTGGTGGTGCACAAGCCCTGGGTCGATGCGATCACTTTCGACTGCCCCGGCTGTGGCGGTCAGATGCGGCGGGTCAGCGAGGTGGTGGACTGCTGGTTCGATTCGGGCTGCATGCCCTTCGCCCAGTTCGGCTTTCCCCATCGGGGCGTGGAAGAGTTTCGGCAGGCCTTCCCCGCCGACTTCATCTCCGAGGCCATCGATCAGACCCGCGGCTGGTTCTACTCGCTGCTGATGTGTTCGACCCTGCTCTTCGACGAACAGACCCAGCGGCGCTACGGTCTCGACCCTCTGCGGCCCTTCCCCCATCCCTACAAGACCTGCATCGTGCTTGGCCACGTCTGCGATCCGGAAGGCAAGAAAGAGTCGAAGAGTTCCGGGAATTACACGCCGCCCGACCTGGTGCTCGAAGGGGCCTTCGAACTGCGCCTGGCCGACACGCCGGTGAAGGGGGCGGCGCCGGAGGATGACGCGCTGATGCTGTTACCGGCCCAGGTCAAGACCCTCGGCATGGCCGAGGGGGCGACGCTGACCGTCTGCCGGGCCGATGATCCCGCCCGCCGCGCCACCGGGCGCCTGGTGTCGGGGGCGGTGGGTAAGGAATCAGTGGTGCTCGGTGCGGGACTGCGGCGGACGCTGGGACTGACTCCGGGCGAGAGCGTGCGTATCGAGGTGCTCGACGACCCTCCCGGGGCCGATGCCTTCCGCTGGTTCTTCTACTCCGCGGGACCGCCGTGGAACAACACACGCAACTCGTTGCGGGCGATCCGCGAGCAACAGAACGACTTCCTGGTCCGCTGGCAGAACGTGCTCTCTTTCTTCCTGATCTACGCCTCGATCGACGGTTTCGATCCAGCCCGGGACTTGCCCCTGGGCGCGGGGGGCGCCCTGCCGGACCTGGACGCGGGGAAGGGCTACCGCCCGGTAGCCGAACGGCGGCGGCTCGACCGCTGGATCCTTTCCGAAACCGCCCTGACCGCGCGCAGGGTCACCACCGCTCTCGACTCCTACCGGGCCTACGACGCGGCCACGGCGCTGCGTCGTTTCGTCGACGCCCTTTCCAACTGGTACGTGCGCCGTTCCCGGGCGCGCTTCTGGGCCCCGGGTTTCGAGCCGGACAAGGCCGACGCCTACTGGACCCTGTGGGAGGTGCTGGTCGATCTCTCGCTGCTGGCGGCGCCCTTCGTGCCCTTCTTCGCCGACCACGTCTACCGCACCCTGGTGCACGGTGCCTGGCCCGAGGCCCAGCCCGAGAGCGTGCACCTGGCGGACTGGCCGGAACTCCCCGAGGCCTGGATCGACGAGGAACTCTCGGCGGCCATGGCCCTGGCGCGGGAAGCCGTCTCCCTGGGCCTGTCCGCCCGGGCCGGGCAGAAGCTTCGGGTCCGTCAGCCGCTGTCCGAGGCGCGGATCTTCCTCGCCGCCGACGAGCAGGCCCGGGGGGTGCAGGAACTCGCCGCGGTGATCGCCGACGAGCTGAATGTCAAGCGAGTGGTGTTCGGCGGTGATGCCGATGCCTACGTACACTGGCGGCTGCAGCCCAATTTCCGCGCCATCGGCCCGCGCTACGGCAAGCTGGTGCCGAAGATCAAGGCCGCGCTGGCCACCGCGGATGCGGCGGCCCTGCGCCACCGGCTCGACGAGGACGGGTGCATCACGCTCGAGGTGGATGGCCGGCGGGTCGAACTGGGCCCCGAGGAGGTTGCCATCACCCTGGCGGCACGGGAGCACTACGCGGCGGCCTCCTCTCCGCGCGTGGTCGTGGTGCTCGAGACCGAGATCAGCGAGGCCCTGGCCCGGGAGGGGATCGCCCGGGAGGTGGTCAATCGGATCCAGTCTCTGCGCAAGGAGTTGGACCTCGACTACGCCGACCGCATCGTCGTGGCCCTGGAGGGAGACGCGGAAGTGCTGGCGGCGGCTGAAGATCACCGGGACCTGATCGCCGGCGAGACCCTTGCCGACGCGTTACGCGTCGGGTCCCGGCTGGAGGGGGCGGCTGTCCGAAAAGTCACCATCGACGGCCGGGAACTCACCCTCTATCTCGAGCGGCGGGCATGA
- a CDS encoding aminotransferase class V-fold PLP-dependent enzyme → MDKTPSGGAPKREDADMLEAHARLARKVLAREVEMPSREMTTLPEHLQPGAAGRTLATVVAALDEVLSQTPSAASPRFLNQLFGGRDPAATLAEMLVPLTNTSMYTFKAAGIQILLEQAIVARMARCAGFPEGEGTLTPGGSLSNMLALMIARNEALADTREHGVGGRAAAIYTSDQGHYSIRKNAGVLGLGRSSVREIPSDRRGRMRVDALRESLRQDRAAGILPLMINATAGTTVLGAFDPIADLAALAAEERVWLHVDGALGASALLSPRHRHLLDGLGGADSLTWNAHKMMGVPLSGSVLLLRRRGLLARHLSEQADYLFQADADTLNPGTRSIQCGRRNDALKLWAAWLYHGDEGYGRRIERLFALARHAARRLAGDPAFELLLEPESVNVCFRVRGHSSTAICEALDQRRLLKIGHGEALGRRAIRLVCVNPDLGPSDIDAILDTILQVASTLPAQKPPRIEKTPTDR, encoded by the coding sequence ATGGACAAGACGCCAAGCGGCGGGGCGCCGAAGCGAGAGGACGCGGACATGCTCGAGGCTCACGCACGGTTGGCCCGGAAGGTCCTGGCCCGCGAAGTGGAAATGCCCTCCCGCGAAATGACGACGCTGCCCGAGCATCTGCAGCCCGGTGCCGCCGGGCGGACCCTCGCCACCGTAGTCGCCGCTCTCGACGAGGTTCTCAGCCAGACGCCCTCGGCAGCCAGCCCGCGCTTCCTCAATCAGCTCTTCGGCGGCCGCGATCCGGCGGCCACCCTGGCCGAAATGCTCGTCCCCCTGACCAACACCTCGATGTACACCTTCAAGGCGGCGGGGATCCAAATCCTGCTCGAGCAAGCCATCGTGGCCCGCATGGCACGCTGCGCCGGCTTTCCGGAAGGTGAAGGAACCCTGACCCCCGGGGGCTCTCTCTCCAACATGCTGGCCCTGATGATCGCGCGCAACGAAGCCCTGGCAGACACGCGAGAACATGGCGTCGGCGGCCGCGCGGCGGCGATCTACACATCCGACCAGGGGCACTATTCGATCCGCAAGAATGCGGGGGTCCTGGGGCTGGGCCGCAGCTCCGTGCGGGAGATCCCCTCCGACCGCCGCGGCCGCATGCGTGTCGACGCCCTGCGCGAGAGCCTGCGACAGGATCGGGCCGCCGGGATCCTTCCGCTGATGATCAATGCCACGGCGGGCACGACCGTGCTGGGGGCCTTCGATCCCATCGCGGACCTGGCCGCCCTGGCCGCCGAGGAGCGCGTCTGGCTTCATGTGGACGGCGCCCTGGGCGCCTCCGCCCTGCTCAGCCCGCGACACCGCCACCTGCTCGACGGCCTCGGGGGAGCCGACTCGTTGACCTGGAACGCGCACAAGATGATGGGCGTGCCCCTCAGTGGCTCCGTGCTGCTCCTGCGCCGCAGGGGCCTGCTGGCCCGCCATCTCAGTGAACAGGCCGACTACCTCTTCCAGGCCGACGCCGACACCCTCAACCCCGGAACACGCTCGATCCAGTGTGGACGCCGAAACGACGCCCTCAAGCTCTGGGCCGCCTGGCTGTATCACGGAGACGAGGGCTACGGCCGGCGCATCGAAAGACTCTTCGCCCTGGCCCGCCACGCGGCGAGACGCCTGGCGGGCGACCCGGCCTTCGAGCTGCTGCTCGAGCCCGAGTCCGTCAATGTCTGCTTTCGCGTTCGCGGCCACTCCAGCACGGCGATCTGCGAGGCCCTCGATCAGCGACGCCTGCTCAAGATCGGTCACGGCGAGGCCCTCGGTCGCCGAGCGATCCGCCTGGTCTGCGTCAACCCGGACCTGGGCCCCTCCGACATCGACGCGATCCTCGACACCATCCTGCAGGTCGCCTCCACTTTGCCCGCTCAAAAACCTCCCCGCATCGAAAAGACACCAACGGACCGCTAG
- a CDS encoding patatin-like phospholipase family protein, with protein sequence MGKWEETVKRTYPGRIRNLVFEGGGVWGIAYEGALAELEALGILDAVERVGGASAGAITACLLACGFDATALGRVLRETHFRDFTDDSFGFARDTARLLTRYGWYRGDAFRRWIRRQIRVGTRRTSKAVGVQPPPPRPTLAELARWRRAVAGKGVRLPALYLVGSNLSRQRREIYSAESRHTPDLKVEDAVRVSMSIPLFFAAARGGGGDVLVDGGLTWNYPVNLFDHTRYLACRARGLPIGYARHPQHVFNTETLGFRLDTSGELQANLVDWQNEEFQIDNIVHYGWALVTLMRAVANKMHLHKNDWSRTVFIDMGETIGFTDFDLGEAEIAFLSQRGRMGVRAFLKWRVSKKGEQELRRIYKAMAG encoded by the coding sequence GTGGGCAAGTGGGAAGAAACGGTCAAGCGGACGTACCCGGGACGGATCCGCAACCTGGTCTTCGAAGGCGGTGGTGTGTGGGGCATCGCTTACGAGGGAGCCCTGGCCGAACTGGAGGCACTCGGCATCCTCGACGCCGTCGAGCGGGTAGGGGGCGCATCGGCCGGCGCCATCACGGCCTGCCTGCTGGCTTGCGGCTTCGACGCGACGGCCCTCGGCCGGGTGCTCCGGGAAACCCACTTCAGGGACTTCACGGACGACAGTTTCGGCTTCGCCCGGGATACGGCCAGGTTGCTGACCCGCTACGGGTGGTACAGGGGCGATGCCTTCCGTCGATGGATACGGCGGCAGATCCGGGTCGGAACCCGACGGACCAGCAAGGCCGTGGGAGTGCAGCCGCCTCCTCCGCGCCCGACTCTGGCGGAGCTTGCCAGGTGGCGGCGTGCGGTGGCCGGCAAGGGGGTGAGACTTCCCGCCCTCTACCTGGTGGGTTCGAACCTCAGTCGGCAGCGCCGTGAGATCTACAGCGCGGAGAGCCGGCACACTCCGGACTTGAAGGTCGAAGACGCGGTCAGGGTGTCGATGAGCATCCCGCTCTTTTTCGCCGCGGCTCGCGGCGGCGGCGGCGACGTGCTGGTGGACGGCGGCCTGACGTGGAACTACCCCGTCAACCTCTTCGACCATACCCGGTACCTGGCGTGCCGGGCCCGCGGACTGCCGATCGGTTACGCAAGACATCCGCAGCACGTTTTCAACACCGAGACCCTCGGCTTCCGCCTGGATACCAGCGGCGAGTTGCAGGCCAACCTGGTGGACTGGCAGAACGAGGAATTTCAGATCGACAATATCGTGCACTATGGCTGGGCCCTGGTGACCTTGATGCGGGCCGTCGCCAACAAGATGCATCTGCACAAGAACGACTGGTCACGCACCGTCTTCATCGACATGGGCGAGACGATCGGCTTCACCGATTTCGACCTGGGAGAGGCGGAGATCGCATTTCTCAGTCAACGGGGTCGGATGGGGGTGCGGGCCTTTCTGAAGTGGCGCGTTTCGAAGAAGGGCGAGCAGGAACTGCGGCGCATCTACAAGGCGATGGCGGGGTGA
- a CDS encoding sodium/proline symporter, whose amino-acid sequence MTAKPAIAVTLVLYALALLVLGWWGRRKTRDTTDFFLGGRRLGPLVAAISASASSSSAWTLLSVSGAAYCWGLSAAWLFPACVGGFALNWFLLAPALQRQARASGALTVTQVLAGPSHRPGSRTISLCASLIVLFSFTVYVASQFLGAAKTFASTFGLSTDTSLLLGSTVVVLYTMAGGFWAVSLTDTLQGLLMAAVAILLPAAALVAVGGPIELWQAMGRVEEIRDAGRLVGAGPAVFLSPTRALGPAALGLVLGLLGIGLGYPGQPHVVNRFMALAGDHRTLEHSRRMAMGWALTVYGGMLLTGWCGRVLLAPLADQEVVFIALTRHLFPPVMAGVMLAAVLSAIMSTADSQLLVAGSSVTVDLGLAGRRRVLLHSRLVVILLSTMAVGLAHFGSRQIFAPVLFAWSALGAAFGPLLLVTALRGPVPPRRTLAAMGAGFVLSVAAYSLPPFKGGAAERVFPFLVALLIALGPPGRHWLRRTRTSRILAMEADRSDLHRRNAQ is encoded by the coding sequence ATGACCGCCAAGCCGGCCATCGCCGTGACCCTGGTGCTCTACGCACTGGCCCTGCTCGTTCTGGGCTGGTGGGGCCGGCGGAAAACCCGTGACACCACCGATTTCTTCCTCGGAGGGCGCCGCCTGGGACCGCTGGTGGCCGCGATCAGCGCCTCGGCCTCCTCCTCGTCGGCCTGGACCCTGCTCAGTGTCAGTGGTGCGGCCTACTGCTGGGGGCTCTCGGCCGCGTGGCTCTTTCCGGCCTGCGTCGGAGGCTTCGCCCTGAACTGGTTCCTGCTGGCGCCCGCTCTCCAGCGCCAGGCGCGAGCCAGCGGCGCCCTGACGGTGACCCAGGTCCTCGCCGGGCCTTCCCATCGCCCCGGTTCCCGCACCATCAGCCTCTGCGCCTCGCTGATCGTGCTCTTCTCTTTCACGGTCTACGTCGCCTCCCAGTTCCTGGGGGCGGCGAAGACTTTCGCCTCCACCTTCGGCCTGTCGACGGATACCAGCCTGCTCCTGGGCAGCACCGTGGTGGTGCTCTACACGATGGCGGGAGGTTTCTGGGCCGTCAGCCTGACCGACACCCTCCAGGGCCTGCTGATGGCCGCGGTGGCGATCCTGCTTCCCGCCGCGGCCCTGGTGGCGGTGGGCGGCCCCATCGAGTTGTGGCAGGCGATGGGCCGGGTGGAGGAGATCCGGGACGCCGGCCGGCTGGTCGGCGCCGGACCCGCGGTGTTCCTCTCACCCACCCGGGCCCTGGGCCCGGCGGCCCTGGGCCTGGTGTTGGGCCTGCTGGGCATCGGCCTGGGCTATCCGGGACAACCCCACGTGGTCAATCGCTTCATGGCCCTGGCGGGAGATCACCGCACCCTGGAGCATTCCCGCCGCATGGCCATGGGGTGGGCCCTGACGGTCTACGGCGGCATGCTGCTGACGGGATGGTGCGGGCGGGTCCTGCTCGCCCCCCTGGCCGACCAGGAGGTGGTGTTCATCGCCTTGACCCGCCACCTCTTCCCGCCGGTGATGGCCGGAGTGATGCTCGCCGCGGTGCTCTCGGCGATCATGTCCACCGCCGACAGCCAGCTGCTGGTGGCCGGTTCTTCGGTCACCGTGGACCTGGGCCTGGCCGGCCGGCGAAGGGTGCTGCTTCACTCGCGGCTGGTGGTGATCCTGCTCTCGACGATGGCGGTGGGGCTGGCCCACTTCGGCAGCCGGCAGATTTTCGCCCCGGTGCTCTTCGCCTGGTCCGCGCTGGGCGCCGCCTTCGGTCCACTGTTGCTGGTCACCGCCCTGCGGGGCCCGGTGCCGCCGCGGCGCACCCTGGCCGCGATGGGGGCAGGTTTCGTGCTCAGCGTGGCGGCCTACTCACTGCCCCCGTTCAAGGGAGGCGCCGCAGAACGGGTGTTCCCCTTCCTCGTCGCCCTGCTCATCGCCCTGGGGCCGCCGGGCCGACACTGGCTTCGCCGGACCCGAACATCCAGAATACTTGCGATGGAGGCGGACCGGTCCGACCTCCACAGGAGGAACGCTCAATGA
- a CDS encoding polymer-forming cytoskeletal protein, translating to MNAVAPGEGFFQAGEGARLKGRITGRGAGVIHGEVHGELDLDGDLLVPAGGRFRFKAGRCRRLHLEGRGGGRLRVTGGADLAAGARFHGELQARRLDAAAGFEVEGELRVQPAGREGGADRTEPVAGA from the coding sequence ATGAACGCCGTCGCCCCGGGTGAAGGCTTCTTCCAGGCCGGCGAAGGTGCCCGCCTGAAGGGCCGGATCACGGGCCGGGGGGCCGGGGTGATCCACGGCGAGGTCCACGGTGAGCTGGACCTCGACGGGGACCTGCTCGTGCCCGCCGGGGGACGATTTCGCTTCAAGGCCGGTCGCTGCCGGCGGCTGCACCTCGAGGGCCGGGGTGGGGGGCGCTTGCGGGTGACGGGGGGCGCCGATCTGGCGGCGGGCGCCCGTTTCCACGGAGAGCTCCAGGCGCGGCGGCTGGACGCGGCGGCGGGCTTCGAAGTGGAGGGTGAGCTGCGGGTGCAGCCCGCGGGTCGAGAGGGGGGCGCGGACCGGACGGAACCGGTTGCCGGCGCCTGA
- a CDS encoding sigma-54 dependent transcriptional regulator — protein sequence MARLLLVDDDPFALETLSGALSRAGHEVDVVSRAAEALAKLESSRYDLLITGYELEDLDALDLLARIQELHPGMPSMIITATASRESAVAAMRAGALDYLAKPFHVDEFVAAVQGALERLRRRATGPQREERAQASLGDEGPGEFEELIGRNPRMQRVYSLIRTVAPAGSTVLITGESGTGKERVAAAIHNRSGRSSGPFVRVNCSAFAEGVLESELFGHEQGAFTGAVKRRAGVFRKAHGGTLFLDEIGDLPVATQVKLLRVIQEREVQPVGGDTAVPVDVRLVAATNRDLSREVKEGRFREDLYFRLNVIPIHLPALRERPDDIPHLAQHFLQAFGKRCGKTVRGFTDRAVSAMERYAWPGNVRELENAIERAVVLATDEVIDIHDLPPEVKGTAGGVEGTFQLNTVRLSEVEEIVIRRVLTRTGWNIKRSAETLGITRATLYSKIRKFGLAAARTTTA from the coding sequence GTGGCACGACTTCTGCTCGTCGATGATGACCCTTTCGCCCTCGAGACTCTCTCCGGGGCTCTGAGCCGTGCGGGTCACGAAGTGGATGTGGTCTCTCGGGCCGCGGAAGCCCTCGCCAAGCTGGAGAGCAGCCGCTACGACCTGCTGATCACCGGCTACGAGCTGGAGGACCTCGATGCCCTGGACCTGCTCGCCAGGATCCAGGAACTGCATCCCGGAATGCCCTCGATGATCATCACCGCCACGGCTTCCAGGGAAAGTGCCGTGGCCGCGATGCGGGCCGGCGCTCTCGATTACCTGGCCAAGCCCTTCCATGTCGACGAGTTCGTCGCGGCGGTGCAGGGGGCTCTCGAAAGGCTCCGTCGCCGCGCGACGGGCCCCCAGCGGGAGGAGCGCGCCCAAGCCTCCCTCGGCGATGAGGGGCCCGGAGAGTTCGAGGAGTTGATCGGCCGCAACCCGAGGATGCAGCGGGTCTACAGCCTGATCCGCACGGTGGCCCCGGCGGGCAGTACGGTGCTGATCACGGGAGAGTCGGGCACCGGCAAGGAGCGGGTCGCGGCGGCGATCCACAATCGTTCCGGCCGGTCCTCGGGACCCTTCGTGCGGGTCAACTGCTCGGCCTTCGCCGAGGGCGTGCTCGAAAGCGAGCTTTTCGGCCACGAACAGGGGGCCTTCACCGGCGCCGTCAAGCGTCGCGCCGGTGTCTTCCGCAAGGCCCATGGTGGCACTCTCTTCCTCGACGAGATCGGCGACCTGCCCGTGGCCACGCAGGTCAAGCTGTTGCGGGTGATCCAGGAGCGGGAAGTCCAACCCGTGGGGGGCGACACCGCCGTGCCGGTGGACGTGCGGCTCGTGGCGGCGACCAACCGCGACCTCTCCCGGGAGGTCAAGGAGGGGCGCTTTCGTGAGGACCTCTACTTCCGCCTCAACGTGATTCCGATTCACCTTCCGGCCCTGCGGGAGCGACCGGACGACATCCCTCACCTGGCCCAGCACTTCCTCCAGGCCTTCGGCAAGCGCTGCGGCAAGACCGTGCGTGGTTTTACGGACCGAGCGGTCTCCGCCATGGAACGTTATGCCTGGCCCGGCAACGTGCGGGAACTGGAAAACGCCATCGAACGTGCCGTGGTGCTGGCCACCGACGAGGTGATCGACATCCACGACTTGCCCCCGGAAGTCAAGGGAACCGCCGGCGGCGTGGAGGGCACTTTCCAGCTCAACACCGTTCGTCTGTCGGAAGTCGAGGAGATCGTCATCCGCCGGGTCCTGACCCGCACGGGTTGGAACATCAAGCGCTCCGCCGAGACCCTGGGCATCACCCGCGCCACTCTCTACTCGAAGATCCGCAAGTTCGGCCTGGCCGCCGCGCGTACGACCACGGCATAG
- a CDS encoding redoxin domain-containing protein, which yields MITVGTKAPDFTLPDHLGRRVSLAPLLGRRQVMLLFYPLDFTPTUSREVPAVEALRPRFEAAGTQVLGVSVDSVHCHANWACDLGGVAFPLLADFHPKGKTASAYGVYLEDHGISDRATVIISHDGVVRFAESVGPGGERDIEALLARCEAIAAEHGKPSWTPPARELPDGVTLYVKSRCGFSRAALLARENLHLEHRITVKNVTEDPTAGIELERIAGKTQAPCLVIEGKPLHESEEIISLLVDATAPLPD from the coding sequence ATGATCACAGTCGGCACCAAGGCTCCCGATTTCACTCTGCCCGACCATCTGGGCCGGCGGGTTTCTCTCGCCCCCCTGCTGGGCAGGCGGCAGGTGATGCTGCTTTTCTATCCCCTCGACTTCACTCCCACCTGAAGCCGCGAAGTGCCGGCTGTCGAGGCGCTGCGTCCGCGCTTCGAAGCCGCCGGCACCCAGGTTCTGGGTGTCAGCGTCGACAGCGTCCACTGCCACGCCAACTGGGCCTGCGACCTGGGGGGCGTCGCCTTTCCCCTGCTCGCCGATTTCCATCCCAAGGGCAAGACAGCCTCCGCCTATGGCGTCTATCTCGAAGACCACGGCATCAGCGACAGGGCGACGGTGATCATCTCCCACGATGGAGTCGTGCGTTTCGCCGAATCGGTCGGCCCCGGAGGCGAGCGGGACATCGAGGCCCTGCTCGCCCGCTGTGAAGCCATCGCCGCCGAACATGGCAAGCCCTCATGGACCCCTCCCGCCAGGGAGCTGCCGGACGGCGTCACGCTCTACGTCAAGAGCCGCTGCGGCTTTTCGCGGGCGGCCCTGCTGGCCCGGGAAAACCTGCACCTCGAACATCGCATCACCGTCAAGAATGTCACCGAGGATCCCACCGCCGGCATCGAACTCGAGCGCATCGCCGGCAAGACCCAGGCCCCCTGCCTGGTCATCGAGGGCAAGCCGCTGCACGAATCGGAAGAGATCATCTCCCTGCTCGTGGACGCCACCGCGCCCCTGCCCGACTGA